A DNA window from Setaria viridis chromosome 2, Setaria_viridis_v4.0, whole genome shotgun sequence contains the following coding sequences:
- the LOC117842788 gene encoding uncharacterized protein, with translation MAPPPLKLFDDLVEEVLLRFPPDDPASLLRAALVCKQWLRIVSGRHFRRRFRSFHRTPPMLGAFTNPHGFVPTSSFKCQVPAELRHGRMVLDARHGRVLFHNVRHAREWWDPTLSLWYPISGEQLELPKLPRVPDPHECSSGFAVLCAAAGCNHLDCSHGPFLVVVVAVGLSEVFARVYSSEVGEWSEPTFAPHINDSLRHPDTLGAASTDEAPRDSSSSA, from the exons atggcgccgccgccgctgaagcTGTTTGACGACCTCGTCGAGGAGGTACTCCTCCGCTTCCCGCCGGACGACCCCGCGAGCCTCCTCCGCGCGGCGCTCGTCTGCAAGCAGTGGCTCCGCATCGTCTCCGGCCGCCACTTCCGCCGCCGGTTCCGCAGCTTCCACCGCACGCCCCCCATGTTGGGTGCCTTCACCAACCCCCACGGCTTCGTCCCCACGTCCTCCTTCAAGTGCCAGGTCCCCGCCGAGCTCCGCCACGGCCGGATGGTGCTCGacgcccgccacggccgcgtcctcTTCCACAACGTACGCCACGCGAGAGAGTGGTGGGATCCAACCCTCTCCCTCTGGTACCCCATCTCCGGCGAGCAGCTGGAGCTGCCCAAGCTGCCGCGGGTGCCGGATCCGCACGAGTGCTCCTCGGGTTTCGCGGTGctatgcgccgccgccggctgcaaCCACCTCGACTGCAGCCACGGCCCCTTCCTCGTGGTCGTCGTGGCAGTTGGCCTCAGTGAGGTCTTCGCCCGCGTTTACTCGTCCGAAGTTGGGGAATGGAGCGAGCCTACCTTTGCTCCGCACATCAATGACAGTTTGCGTCACCCTGACA CATTGGGAGCAGCCTCGACAGATGAGGCACCAAGAGATAGTTCTTCAAGTGCATGA
- the LOC117843130 gene encoding probable fucosyltransferase 8: MDMEMSSGGVAGAVPPKLQEEDPAAAAAVAEPWPPARRCRVMLVAGVMALLLLAFFVLGQESASTVWEIASAKLTAMNNGRGGFMDDASRHGHGAAGNATEGKADELLGGLLAPGMDRRSCRSRYESWRYFKHFPYAPSRHLLRALRAYEARHRRCAPGTPLYAEAVEMLRSGRRGSAAAECRYVVWLPFDGLGNRMLSMASGFLYALLTGRVFLVALPPDSADLFCEPFPGTTWLLPHQDFPVANLFGLGVSPEASYTTLLNNKKIAAVVDDDDDTAASNATAAPAYVYLSLGWQLTDRLFFCGEHQRAIGKVSWLLLYSDLYFAPSLYAVTVEFRDELRRLFPEKEAASHLLLRYLLHPSNPVWGLVTRYYHSYLAPATRRIGVQIRMFGFGSIPVDDMYNQILACSRQERILPETDDGDGDAAAAAADTDTGGKTTAILIASLYADYYERLRARYYEHAAASGKSGGVWVGVFQPTHEERQATESLAHNQRALAEVYLLSFSEELLTSGMSTFGYVSSSLAGVRPTILLTAHGHKVPKPPCRRAASMEPCNLTPPRGVECRARPVDGDGEEDDLARHVRTCEDDGDGVKFFD, translated from the exons ATGGACATGGAGATGAGCAGtggcggcgtcgccggagcCGTGCCGCCGAAGCTGCAGGAGGAggatccagcggcggcggcggcggtggcggagccatggccgccggcaaGGCGCTGCCGGGtgatgctcgtcgccggcgtgaTGGCGCTGCTTCTCCTCGCGTTCTTCGTCCTCGGCCAGGAGAGCGCGTCGACGGTCTGGGAGATCGCGAGTGCCAAGCTCACCGCCATGAACAATGGAAGAGGAG GGTTTATGGACGACGCTTCTCGTCATGGTCATGGCGCCGCCGGCAATGCGACGGAGGGGAAAGccgacgagctcctcggcgGGCTGCTGGCGCCCGGGATGGACAGGCGGTCGTGCCGGAGCCGGTACGAGTCGTGGCGGTACTTCAAGCACTTCCCCTACGCGCCGTCGCGTCACCTCCTCCGCGCGCTGCGCGCCTACGAGGCCCGCCACCGGCGGTGCGCCCCCGGCACGCCGCTCTACGCCGAGGCCGTCGAGATGCTCCGCTCCGGTCGCAgaggcagcgccgccgcggagtGCCGCTACGTCGTGTGGCTCCCCTTCGACGGCCTCGGAAACCGCATGCTGTCCATGGCCAGCGGCTTCCTATACGCGCTCCTCACCGGCCGCGTCTTCCTCGTCGCGCTGCCGCCGGACTCCGCCGACCTCTTCTGCGAGCCGTTCCCGGGCACGACGTGGCTGCTCCCGCACCAGGACTTCCCCGTCGCCAACCTCTTCGGGCTCGGCGTCAGCCCCGAGGCGTCGTACACGACCCTCCTCAACAACAAGAAGATCGCCGCCGtcgtggacgacgacgacgatacGGCCGCGAGCaacgcgacggcggcgccggcgtacGTGTACTTGAGCCTGGGGTGGCAGCTGACGGACAGGCTCTTCTTCTGCGGCGAGCACCAGCGCGCCATCGGGAAGGTGAGCTGGCTGCTGCTGTACAGCGACCTCTACTTCGCGCCGTCGCTGTACGCGGTCACCGTCGAGTTCCGGGACGAGCTCCGGCGGCTGTTCCCGGAGAAGGAGGCCGCGTCCCACCTCCTTCTCCGGTACCTTCTCCACCCGAGCAACCCGGTGTGGGGCCTCGTCACCAGGTACTACCACTCCTACCTCGCGCCGGCGACAAGGAGGATCGGCGTGCAGATCAGGATGTTCGGCTTCGGCTCCATCCCCGTCGACGACATGTACAACCAGATCCTCGCGTGCTCCCGGCAGGAGCGTATACTTCCGGAAACcgacgatggcgacggcgacgccgccgcggcggcggctgataCCGACACCGGCGGCAAGACAACGGCGATCCTGATCGCGTCGCTGTACGCGGACTACTACGAGCGGCTTCGGGCGAGGTACTACGAGCATGCGGCGGCGTCCGGCAAGAGCGGCGGCGTGTGGGTGGGCGTGTTCCAGCCGACGCACGAGGAGCGGCAGGCGACGGAGAGCCTGGCGCACAACCAGAGGGCGCTGGCGGAGGTGTACCTGCTGAGCTTCTCGGAGGAGCTGCTCACCTCCGGGATGTCCACGTTCGGGTACGTGAGCAGCAGCCTCGCCGGCGTGCGGCCGACGATCCTGCTCACCGCGCACGGACACAAGGTCCCCAAGCCGCCGTGCCGGCGGGCCGCGTCCATGGAGCCGTGCAACCTGACGCCTCCCCGGGGCGTCGAGTGCCGGGCCAGGCCcgtggacggggacggggaggaggaTGACCTGGCACGCCACGTCAGGACCTGCGAGGATGATGGCGATGGGGTTAAGTTCTTTGACTAG
- the LOC117842785 gene encoding uncharacterized protein — MAPELMAELEDERWRRLILDDPVFRRRRSELHRPPPPLHGYLGSVSDFVPASSFCCPPHARCWRALDARHGRVLLHGAPLQVGRNPLDASLVVWDPVAEERRELPKLPHYARADNQSWNAAVLCAPAASGAAGDRNRRRPFTVVLVGTNAWLADVRIHLLIRC, encoded by the exons ATGGCGCCGGAGCTGATGGCCGAGCTCGAGGATGAG CGCTGGCGCCGCCTCATCCTCGACGACCCCGTcttccgccgccgtcggagcgagctccaccgcccgccgcccccgctccacGGCTACCTCGGCTCGGTCTCCGACTTCgtcccggcctcctccttctgCTGCCCGCCCCACGCCCGCTGCTGGCGCGCCCTGGacgcccgccacggccgcgtcctcctccacggcgcGCCCCTGCAGGTCGGGCGGAACCcgctcgacgcctccctcgtcGTCTGGGACCCCGTCGCCGAAGAGCGGAGGGAGCTCCCCAAGCTGCCGCACTACGCGCGCGCTGACAACCAGAGTTGGAACGCCGCGGTGCTCTGCGCACCCGccgccagcggcgccgccggcgaccgcaACCGTCGCAGGCCGTTCACCGTCGTGCTGGTGGGCACCAATGCATGGCTCGCAGATGTTCGCATACATCTACTCATCAGATGCTAA
- the LOC117842777 gene encoding L-type lectin-domain containing receptor kinase IX.1 — MPAGQEQRIRMACEATKLGLPPVQSFFITILLIICPLFFSPLKPCTCSSSNQNRIARYSWNTTFEQMNQGLLFRRRRGDESSVTLQPGSLGYYMRNSSQLGFNLTDQGWFVIPKWFDPWKTSRGDERMDLHEASFSIVFTLTVVSTSRSTLLFDILPRLEPPSDDTGGFRPMSFQPVKIDTLENTAFHSGRTIRVTSVFLPRENDDPNNNAGRRYGVRIDYDRAAHNLSAYLVLDGGTETVPDEATKQLDARDALSPDGLVLALSSTMGQLLQLHTWSFTIEVPETVHSQGPNTVTILSSVLGSAAAASAIAAAVYLYLNSKYWRWKKDLDQLSKNMQRLPGVPMQVDFADIRKATNNFHESTRLGQGGFGAVYRCRLPAAKKGEFMEVAVKKFTRADSRGYEDFLAEVSIINRLRHKNIVPLVGWSYNRGEPILIYEYMPNGSLDQQLFSRSGDKQQSCIHQWGTRYNIVRDIATGLQYVHHEYEPMVLHRDIKASNILIDLTFQARLGDFGLACVLADGKNSYTDHGAPGTIGFRSPEYIYNGRATRKTDVFAFGVLVLEIVTGKRAVGRDDVQFGHVTDWAWKLHAEGNLLAAVDAAVLTAGGEFDAEEAIRLLKLGMACSNPNPADRPSMVDAVRIIAKSVPPPDMPLSKPPMVWPPEGWDSVTSDCSTSTSNFNRTSSTFMVETMTSGRERTHLF; from the exons ATGCCGGCCGGGCAGGAGCAAAGAATTAGGATGGCCTGTGAGGCTACCAAGCTTGGATTACCCCCTGTCCAAAGCTTCTTCATCACCATCCTCCTAATCATATGTCCACTGTTCTTCTCCCCCTTGAAACCATGCACATGCTCCAGCTCCAACCAGAATCGGATTGCTAGGTACTCCTGGAACACCACCTTCGAGCAGATGAACCAGGGCCTcttgttccgccgccgccgcggcgacgaaTCGTCGGTGACCTTACAACCAGGCAGCCTCGGCTACTACATGAGGAATTCATCTCAGCTTGGGTTCAACTTGACCGATCAGGGGTGGTTCGTCATCCCCAAATGGTTTGATCCATGGAAGACGAGCCGCGGTGACGAAAGGATGGACCTGCATGAGGCATCTTTCAGCATCGTCTTCACCCTGACCGTAGTAAGCACAAGCAGAAGCACTCTCTTATTCGACATCCTCCCGAGACTTGAGCCTCCCTCTGACGACACTGGGGGTTTTAGGCCCATGAGCTTTCAGCCTGTCAAGATCGACACACTGGAGAACACAGCGTTTCATTCTGGAAGAACAATCCGGGTTACAAGTGTCTTCCTGCCACGGGAAAACGATGATCCTAACAATAATGCAGGGAGACGATACGGCGTGCGGATCGATTACGATCGCGCTGCGCACAACCTCTCTGCTTACCTAGTTCTTGATGGAGGAACAGAGACGGTGCCTGACGAAGCCACAAAGCAACTGGATGCCAGAGACGCCCTTTCTCCGGATGGCTTAGTCTTGGCCCTCTCGTCCACCATGGGTCAGCTCTTGCAGCTCCATACCTGGAGCTTCACGATCGAGGTCCCGGAGACTGTGCACTCACAGGGGCCCAATACTGTCACCATACTGTCTTCCGTCCTCGGATCAGCGGCTGCAGcatccgccattgccgccgctgTCTACCTCTACTTGAACTCCAAGTactggaggtggaagaaggatCTGGACCAGCTCTCCAAGAATATGCAGCGCCTTCCTGGTGTGCCGATGCAGGTCGACTTCGCCGACATCAGGAAGGCCACCAACAACTTCCATGAGAGCACGAGGCTGGGCCAAGGCGGGTTCGGCGCCGTTTACAGGTGCAGGCTTCCTGCTGCGAAGAAGGGAGAGTTCATGGAGGTTGCTGTCAAGAAGTTCACCCGGGCCGATAGCCGGGGGTACGAGGACTTCCTGGCGGAGGTCAGCATCATCAACCGCCTCCGCCACAAGAATATCGTTCCTCTCGTCG GGTGGTCTTACAACAGAGGAGAGCCTATTCTTATCTATGAGTACATGCCTAATGGCAGCCTAGACCAACAGCTCTTCAGCAGGAGCGGCGATAAGCAGCAGAGTTGTATTCACCAGTGGGGCACTCGCTACAACATCGTCAGGGACATTGCAACTGGATTGCAGTACGTTCACCATGAGTACGAGCCCATGGTGCTCCACCGCGACATCAAGGCGAGCAACATCTTGATCGACCTCACCTTCCAAGCTCGCCTCGGCGACTTCGGGCTCGCCTGCGTGCTCGCCGACGGCAAGAACTCCTACACCGACCATGGTGCCCCTGGCACCATCGGTTTCCGGTCGCCGGAGTACATATACAATGGCAGGGCCACGAGGAAGACGGACGTCTTCGCTTTCGGAGTGCTCGTCCTCGAGATCGTCACGGGGAAGAGGGCAGTCGGCAGGGACGACGTGCAGTTCGGGCATGTCACGGATTGGGCGTGGAAGCTTCATGCGGAGGGTAACCTactcgccgccgtcgacgccgccgtgctcaccgccggcggcgagttTGACGCCGAGGAGGCTATACGGCTTCTGAAGCTCGGCATGGCGTGCAGCAACCCGAACCCGGCCGACCGGCCGAGCATGGTGGATGCGGTGAGGATCATCGCCAAGTCGGTGCCACCGCCGGACATGCCTCTTTCCAAGCCGCCGATGGTGTGGCCACCGGAAGGGTGGGACTCAGTGACATCTGATTGTAGCACGTCAACGAGTAACTTCAACAGGACCTCATCGACGTTCATGGTTGAGACGATGACGTCGGGCAGGGAAAGAACACATCTCTTCTGA